One genomic segment of Thermostichus vulcanus str. 'Rupite' includes these proteins:
- a CDS encoding restriction endonuclease subunit S, with the protein MSEWKELSFENAPLEIIDGDRGINYPKQSDFLASGYCLFLNAGNVTKTGFNFSDCTFISQDKDSILRKGKLNRGDIVLTTRGTVGNVAFFDSSVPFENIRINSGMVILRPKVNNLDPRYLYLFVRSLDFQEQVLALRSGSAQPQLPIRDINQIGSPDILVSIV; encoded by the coding sequence ATGAGTGAGTGGAAAGAATTGAGTTTTGAAAATGCTCCTTTAGAAATAATTGATGGAGATCGAGGAATCAATTACCCTAAGCAGTCTGATTTTTTAGCTAGTGGCTATTGTCTATTTCTGAATGCTGGAAATGTAACAAAAACAGGATTTAACTTTTCTGATTGTACGTTTATCTCTCAAGACAAAGACTCTATCTTGCGAAAAGGAAAACTAAATAGAGGCGACATAGTTCTAACAACCAGAGGAACTGTAGGCAATGTCGCATTTTTTGATAGTTCAGTGCCATTTGAAAATATCAGGATAAATTCAGGGATGGTAATCTTACGCCCAAAAGTTAACAACCTTGATCCTAGATACTTATATCTATTTGTCAGATCATTAGATTTTCAAGAACAAGTGTTAGCCCTACGTTCAGGTAGTGCACAGCCCCAGCTACCTATTCGAGATATCAACCAAATTGGCTCTCCTGACATTTTGGTGTCGATAGTATAA
- a CDS encoding HepT-like ribonuclease domain-containing protein: MRDPLERLRDIIAAIEAIERYQNISYEDLENNDLLPVWFVRHLEIIGEAVRALPQEVKAMDRSVQWSEIIGMRNMLVHQYFMIDLDIVWKVVQNDIPILKTQIQNLLTQLERGNQ; this comes from the coding sequence ATGAGAGACCCCTTAGAAAGATTACGAGACATCATTGCCGCGATCGAGGCTATCGAACGCTATCAAAACATTAGCTATGAGGATTTAGAAAATAATGACCTATTGCCTGTTTGGTTTGTTAGGCATTTAGAAATTATCGGGGAAGCCGTTAGAGCACTACCACAAGAGGTTAAAGCAATGGATCGCAGTGTACAATGGTCAGAAATTATTGGTATGAGAAACATGTTAGTGCATCAGTATTTCATGATTGACTTGGATATAGTCTGGAAAGTTGTACAAAATGATATTCCTATCTTGAAAACCCAAATCCAAAATCTTTTAACTCAATTGGAGAGGGGCAATCAATGA
- a CDS encoding nucleotidyltransferase family protein, with amino-acid sequence MSDLKKAPNLNLLRQKREDILAIAQKHGAKNIRVFGSVARGEADEESDIDLLIDYDLDKISPWFPAGLLLDLEALLGFRVDIVTERGLKPRIKERVLKETIAL; translated from the coding sequence ATGAGTGACCTAAAAAAAGCACCAAACCTGAATTTACTACGACAAAAACGTGAGGACATTCTCGCTATTGCTCAAAAACACGGAGCAAAGAATATTAGAGTTTTTGGCTCTGTTGCCAGGGGAGAAGCTGACGAGGAGAGCGATATTGATTTGTTGATTGATTACGATCTCGATAAAATATCGCCTTGGTTTCCTGCGGGTTTGTTGCTGGATTTGGAAGCTTTGCTGGGTTTTAGGGTTGATATTGTTACTGAGCGGGGACTCAAGCCGCGAATTAAAGAACGGGTGCTGAAGGAGACGATCGCTTTATGA
- a CDS encoding type II toxin-antitoxin system death-on-curing family toxin yields the protein MPNPNFLIKEDVLLIHADQIQSFGGSLGLRDEGLLNSALAQPQAMFDGVLLHPTICEQAAAYLYHLAMNHPFIDGNKRTAFAVMDTFLRVNGYELTLSNDEAYDLVMAVVNQQVSKPDLIAVLQAAVKGSGGGDSAKPTLCEL from the coding sequence TTGCCGAATCCTAATTTTTTGATCAAGGAGGATGTGTTGCTGATACATGCCGATCAAATTCAAAGCTTTGGCGGGTCTCTAGGGCTGCGGGATGAAGGATTGCTAAATTCAGCATTAGCGCAACCTCAAGCAATGTTTGACGGTGTTTTACTGCATCCGACAATCTGTGAGCAAGCCGCAGCTTATTTGTACCACTTAGCTATGAATCACCCGTTTATTGATGGCAACAAGCGCACGGCTTTTGCAGTGATGGATACGTTCTTGCGTGTGAATGGGTATGAGTTAACCCTGTCAAACGACGAAGCCTATGATTTGGTAATGGCTGTTGTTAACCAACAGGTGAGTAAACCCGATTTGATTGCGGTACTGCAAGCGGCGGTTAAAGGCAGTGGAGGAGGCGATTCGGCAAAGCCGACGCTATGCGAACTATGA